The Leadbetterella byssophila DSM 17132 DNA window AATGCTTTGCTGAATAACACGGTCGATGACCGTTGGGATACCCAGCATACGCTTGCCGCCACTTGCTTTGGGAATCTCTACTTTCCGAACAGCTTGTGGGCGGTAAGTGCCAGAGAGAATATCCGATCGCAGGGATTGCCAGTGCGTGTTAAGGTAGTCACGAAGATTATCGATCTGCATACCATCAACTCCGCTAGCACCTCCATTAGAGATGACACGATCAACTGCGTGTTTGACATTTCGGATGTGTAATATCTCTTCCAACATAGTATTACTAAAAAAAAACCTCAGGCATTGTGTCCACTTCGTTGCACGACTCAGCTAAGCTCCTCTTGCATTTTACTATCAGTTTCCGACCTACCCTCATGCAAGCAGTTCTCTTATGTGGTTCGGCTTTTAACACTTCGTCATAAACTTCATGGTTCCTTTGCCATTCTAACATTCAGACCTTCCCCTGTATAAAGTAGAGAAGCAGGGTACTATGTCCTCTGCTGACTTCTGACTAAAGCATACTAGCATTATTATTCTGCTATATGTTTCTTCGCGGGCATTCGCGTATACCTTTGACAGAGTTTAGTCAGATCTCCCCAGGTAAGAACAATAACTTTCACCTCATATATCCGCTACATTTACCATAGTGTTTCCGTACAGTTTAGGGCTTCGGCTTGTTTTGCAGCCTCACCCAACACTTGCGGCCTTGTATGTAGTTTCTGTTCGTCGGATCGAGGTTTTGCCTCAGACTTCCTTCAGATTCCACCTCACGGTGGACACCCTTGTCATAAGCTAACACTTCCCACTGTAAAGGCGTGTTCGGGACTTACACCCTAGAGTTATTGACCATGCTGGGCACACAAAAAAGGGGCACTCTAGCTTATGTGCCCCTTTTCTTATTTAATTACTTCCACAAATTCATCCATGGGTAGTCGGAACTTCTTGTGCTTCACTAGCCAGTCGCCCTCCTCATCACGATACCCTATAGGCATCATCACTACTGATTTCCATCCGTTCAGCCCCAAATATTTATCCAAAGCCTCATTATCAAACCCTTCCATAGGAGTAGCATCTACTTTCTGCTCAGCTGCAGCCGCTAAAGCAAGTCCAAAAGAGATATAAGCTTGCTTCGCCATTCTGTCAGCTTGCCACTGCTTTCCTTGAGGACCATATTTGGATACCAACATGTTTTTATACGCTATGCTGTTCTCTGCAGGCATACCCCTCTCCTTTCCGGTTCTCAATAAAATCTCTTCAGCTTTTGCCTCATCAAAATGATCCCAGGCCACCCAGATCAAAAGGTGAGAACCATCTACCACTTGCGATTGATTATTAGCTATCTTCTTAATGTCTTCCAGCTTTTGCTTATCTGTAACTACTAAAATCTTATAAGGCTGCAAGCCCGAAGTGGAAGGCGCTAACCTCGCCGCTTCCAGTATATAATTCAACTTCTCTTCCGGAACGGCTTGGCCATTCATCTTTTTAGTGGCATAACGCCATTTCAAATCCTCTAATAATGCCATTAATCTTCTAATTTTATGGCACAAAATTAGGATAAGTCGATTAATTTTCGTAACTTAGTTACAAAAAGTAACAGTAACCTTTAGGTTATCATAATGGAAGATTGCAAACATCATATTTTATCTATCCAGGATGCAATGGACGTCCTTAAAGGTCGATGGAAAATACAAATCATCTCTGTCCTCTGCTACAGTCACAACAGGAGATTTTCTGACCTCCTTCAGGAAATCAGGGGAATCTCAAATAAGATGTTAAGCAAGGAATTGAAGGACCTGGAAACTCACCGCTTAGTGATCCGTACAGTGGAAAGTACCCAACCTATCATCATCACTTATGCACTTACAGAACATGGCAAAAAATTGCAAGAAGTCATGTGCAAACTCTCAGAGTGGGGTTGTGAGCACCGTAAACAAATGATCCTTTAATCGATCAGTTGCAAATACTTGCCCTTATTCTCTATCATAATCCAACCCAGAACTATAGCCATCAAGCCCGCCATTAATAAACCTTCCGGATAAACCATGATGTGAAAAACTAGAACCCCTACCATTATAGGTAATAGCACTATCGCTCCTAATGCTCTGGTTTTTCGTAGCACCAGTAACACCCCCCCAACGATCTCTACTACCGCCACCAATGGAAGTAACCACTTGATCTCTGCAATGGCAGCATCATGCCGCACCACCGCC harbors:
- a CDS encoding nitroreductase family protein, which gives rise to MALLEDLKWRYATKKMNGQAVPEEKLNYILEAARLAPSTSGLQPYKILVVTDKQKLEDIKKIANNQSQVVDGSHLLIWVAWDHFDEAKAEEILLRTGKERGMPAENSIAYKNMLVSKYGPQGKQWQADRMAKQAYISFGLALAAAAEQKVDATPMEGFDNEALDKYLGLNGWKSVVMMPIGYRDEEGDWLVKHKKFRLPMDEFVEVIK
- a CDS encoding winged helix-turn-helix transcriptional regulator; this translates as MDVLKGRWKIQIISVLCYSHNRRFSDLLQEIRGISNKMLSKELKDLETHRLVIRTVESTQPIIITYALTEHGKKLQEVMCKLSEWGCEHRKQMIL
- a CDS encoding DoxX family protein translates to MRNKILNVLSVIVALLFLNAGLNKIFQYIPVPEGLPEAVVRHDAAIAEIKWLLPLVAVVEIVGGVLLVLRKTRALGAIVLLPIMVGVLVFHIMVYPEGLLMAGLMAIVLGWIMIENKGKYLQLID